One segment of Haloplanus natans DSM 17983 DNA contains the following:
- a CDS encoding DsbA family oxidoreductase produces MSEVQAGERLTVYSDYVCPFCYLGRQALDRYQGERDEPLEIDWHPFDLRAGKRGPDGDIDHSVDDGKDENYYAQARENVRRLRDRYDAEMAQEIATDVDSRPAQVISLYVNETEPYATWLAFDEAVFEALWVEGDDIGDPEVLADCAEAAGLDPGVVDAALDDEALHARIDDLFDTARRDGVTGVPTFAYDGHAARGAVPPAQLRRLVEGV; encoded by the coding sequence ATGAGCGAAGTCCAAGCCGGCGAGCGACTCACCGTCTACTCCGACTACGTCTGCCCGTTCTGTTATCTCGGGCGCCAGGCCCTCGACCGATATCAGGGCGAACGCGACGAGCCGTTGGAAATCGACTGGCACCCGTTCGACCTCCGGGCGGGGAAACGGGGTCCGGACGGCGACATCGACCACTCGGTCGACGACGGAAAAGACGAGAACTACTACGCACAGGCCCGCGAGAACGTCCGCCGCCTCCGCGATCGGTACGACGCCGAGATGGCACAGGAGATCGCGACGGACGTGGACTCGCGGCCGGCGCAGGTGATCTCCCTGTACGTGAACGAGACGGAGCCGTACGCCACGTGGCTGGCGTTCGACGAGGCGGTCTTCGAGGCGCTGTGGGTCGAGGGCGACGACATCGGGGACCCCGAAGTCCTCGCCGACTGTGCCGAGGCGGCGGGGCTCGATCCGGGTGTCGTCGACGCGGCCCTCGACGACGAGGCGCTGCACGCCCGAATCGACGACCTGTTCGACACGGCGCGGCGCGATGGCGTCACCGGCGTTCCGACGTTCGCGTACGACGGCCACGCGGCACGAGGTGCAGTGCCGCCGGCACAGTTGCGGCGGCTGGTCGAGGGGG
- a CDS encoding halocyanin domain-containing protein, protein MFESNEITRRSVVLSTSTLALTALAGCSGDSGGENDGSESRSDGGTATETERDDGNGGSGGGGTASFDGWMENVGNYDGVADETGSGAVTVAVGAQGNGGAFAFDPPAIRVSTGTTVVWEWTGEGAQHNVAAEGGGFESDLSSEEGYTFEHTFAEAGTYEYVCTPHRTLGMKGVVVVE, encoded by the coding sequence ATGTTCGAATCGAACGAAATCACACGTCGGTCGGTCGTCCTGTCGACGAGCACACTGGCTCTCACGGCACTCGCCGGTTGTAGTGGTGACAGCGGCGGCGAGAACGACGGCAGTGAGAGCCGGAGCGACGGTGGCACGGCCACGGAGACGGAAAGGGACGACGGAAACGGCGGCAGTGGTGGCGGCGGCACCGCCAGTTTCGACGGCTGGATGGAGAACGTCGGCAACTACGACGGCGTCGCCGACGAGACGGGGAGCGGAGCGGTGACCGTCGCCGTCGGCGCGCAGGGCAACGGCGGCGCGTTCGCGTTCGACCCGCCGGCCATCCGGGTGTCGACCGGGACGACCGTCGTCTGGGAGTGGACCGGCGAGGGCGCCCAGCACAACGTCGCCGCGGAGGGTGGTGGCTTCGAGAGCGACCTGTCCTCGGAGGAAGGATACACCTTCGAGCACACGTTCGCCGAGGCGGGGACGTACGAGTACGTCTGCACGCCCCACCGCACCCTCGGAATGAAAGGCGTCGTCGTCGTGGAGTGA